In a single window of the Sesamum indicum cultivar Zhongzhi No. 13 linkage group LG16, S_indicum_v1.0, whole genome shotgun sequence genome:
- the LOC105178734 gene encoding putative protein FAR1-RELATED SEQUENCE 10 isoform X1, whose product MAVKPLHNIWIRRQQCPCGDWKCYIKYDGDDQSTVASQSVKSELSSSSPLSQEVIFTPYVGQIFKSDDEAFEYYNNFARKNGFSIRKARSTESQNLGVYRRDFVCYRSGFNQPRKKANVEHPRDRKSVRCGCDAKLYLTKEIVDGVPQWYISQFSNVHNHELLEDDQVRLLPAYRKIEEADQERILLLSRAGFPVNRIVKVLELEKGVQPGNLPFIEKDVRNFVRSCKKTVQENDTVLTMKRDNDMLELLEACKAAAARDEGFVYNFTTDGNGKVENIAWTYGDAIRAFSLFGDVVTIDTSYRSITYGMILGMWFGIDNHGQPIFFGCTLLQDETPKSFSWALQVFVRFMRGRHPQVVVTDMDSGLRDALAIEMPNTKQIICIWKVLSKMSSWFSVQLGMQYSRFKSEFDMLCHLENVEDFEHQWNHLVAQFGIGSDKHLSLLFSYRTSWPFCYTRNFFLARAMTPEYSKLVETFLKNILSPQSSLKCFFKQQVGTAASFGSENRKELLYLPIKTCLPLEEHARTVLTPFAFSALQQEIVLSLQCATTEMANGSYLVRHYKKMERECLVIWIPDDEQLHCSCKEFEHSGILCRHSLRVLVVKNYFQIPEKYFLLRWRMESSLIPLDDQIIANGNNECSQAFHSLTATLLSESFISKERFDFVHGQLTTLLEHVQNMPVSDRSISPNNIVKS is encoded by the exons ATGGCCGTGAAGCCACTGCATAACATTTGGATTAGACGGCAGCAGTGCCCTTGTGGAGATTGGAAGTGCTACATTAAGTATGATGGAGATGATCAAAGCACAGTGGCATCTCAATCAGTAAAGAGTGAACTTTCATCATCATCGCCGTTGTCACAAGAAGTTATTTTTACTCCATATGTAGGTCAGATATTTAAAAGTGATGATGAAGCATTTGAATACTATAACAACTTTGCAAGGAAGAATGGGTTTTCTATTAGGAAAGCACGTTCGACTGAAAgccaaaatttaggtgtttatAGAAGGGATTTTGTTTGTTACCGGTCTGGGTTTAATCAGCCAAGGAAGAAGGCCAATGTGGAGCACCCCAGGGATAGGAAATCAGTACGATGTGGATGTGATGCGAAGTTGTACTTGACTAAAGAGATTGTTGATGGTGTGCCCCAGTGGTATATCTCTCAGTTTAGTAATGTTCACAACCATGAATTATTGGAAGACGATCAAGTCCGCCTACTTCCTGCCTATAGGAAAATTGAAGAGGCTGATCAGGAACGTATCCTTCTTCTTTCGAGAGCTGGTTTCCCTGTTAATCGGATTGTGAAGGTGCTTGAATTGGAAAAGGGGGTACAACCTGGGAATTTACCCTTTATAGAAAAAGATGTTAGGAATTTTGTTAGATCATGTAAGAAAActgttcaagaaaatgatacTGTGCTAACTATGAAACGTGACAATGATATGCTGGAACTTCTTGAGGCATGCAAAGCGGCAGCAGCGAGGGATGAGGGATTTGTCTATAATTTCACAACAGATGGCAATGGAAAAGTCGAAAACATTGCGTGGACGTATGGAGATGCCATCCGTGCATTTTCACTCTTTGGGGATGTTGTTACCATTGACACCTCTTACCGTTCTATCACCTATGGTATGATCCTCGGCATGTGGTTTGGTATTGACAATCATGGCCAACCAATTTTCTTTGGGTGCACTCTACTTCAAGATGAGACACCCAAGTCTTTTTCTTGGGCCTTACAG gtttttgttagatttatGAGAGGAAGGCACCCACAGGTTGTTGTTACAGATATGGATTCAGGTCTCAGAGATGCCCTCGCGATTGAAATGCCCAACACTAAACAAATTATCTGTATATGGAAAGTCCTCTCCAAAATGTCCAGCTGGTTCTCTGTCCAACTTGGCATGCAATATTCACGCTTTAAATCTGAATTTGATATGTTGTGTCATCTAGAAAATGTGGAGGATTTTGAGCATCAGTGGAACCACCTTGTTGCTCAGTTTGGAATTGGTTCAGATAAGCacctctctcttcttttctcttatCGAACATCTTGGCCATTTTGCTATACTCGTAATTTCTTCTTGGCCCGTGCTATGACTCCCGAGTATTCCAAATTAGTGGAGACCTTCTTGAAGAATATTCTGAGCCCGCAATCTTCGTTGAAGTGCTTTTTCAAACAG CAGGTTGGTACTGCTGCAAGCTTTGGGAGTGAGAATAGGAAAGAACTTCTGTATTTGCCCATAAAGACATGCCTCCCTCTGGAAGAACATGCACGGACTGTTCTTACACCATTTGCATTTAGTGCCTTGCAGCAAGAAATTGTCCTGTCCCTGCAATGTGCAACAACAGAAATGGCTAATGGCTCATATCTTGTGAggcattataaaaaaatggaaagggAGTGTCTTGTCATTTGGATTCCAGATGATGAGCAGCTCCATTGTTCGTGTAAAGAATTTGAACATTCTGGCATATTATGCAGACATTCGCTCCGCGTGCTTGTTGTAAAGAACTACTTTCAAATTCCAGAAAAGTATTTTCTGCTGAGATGGCGAATGGAGAGTTCCTTAATTCCTTTGGATGATCAAATCATTGCAAACGGCAACAATGAGTGCTCTCAAGCCTTTCACTCACTTACTGCAACTTTACTTTCAGAATCATTCATCTCAAAAGAACGTTTTGATTTCGTTCATGGACAACTCACAACACTTCTTGAGCATGTACAGAATATGCCTGTTAGTGATCGAAGTATATCACCTAACAACATTGTTAAATCTTAG
- the LOC105178734 gene encoding putative protein FAR1-RELATED SEQUENCE 10 isoform X2 has translation MAVKPLHNIWIRRQQCPCGDWKCYIKYDGDDQSTVASQSVKSELSSSSPLSQEVIFTPYVGQIFKSDDEAFEYYNNFARKNGFSIRKARSTESQNLGVYRRDFVCYRSGFNQPRKKANVEHPRDRKSVRCGCDAKLYLTKEIVDGVPQWYISQFSNVHNHELLEDDQVRLLPAYRKIEEADQERILLLSRAGFPVNRIVKVLELEKGVQPGNLPFIEKDVRNFVRSCKKTVQENDTVLTMKRDNDMLELLEACKAAAARDEGFVYNFTTDGNGKVENIAWTYGDAIRAFSLFGDVVTIDTSYRSITYGMILGMWFGIDNHGQPIFFGCTLLQDETPKSFSWALQVFVRFMRGRHPQVVVTDMDSGLRDALAIEMPNTKQIICIWKVLSKMSSWFSVQLGMQYSRFKSEFDMLCHLENVEDFEHQWNHLVAQFGIGSDKHLSLLFSYRTSWPFCYTRNFFLARAMTPEYSKLVETFLKNILSPQSSLKCFFKQVGTAASFGSENRKELLYLPIKTCLPLEEHARTVLTPFAFSALQQEIVLSLQCATTEMANGSYLVRHYKKMERECLVIWIPDDEQLHCSCKEFEHSGILCRHSLRVLVVKNYFQIPEKYFLLRWRMESSLIPLDDQIIANGNNECSQAFHSLTATLLSESFISKERFDFVHGQLTTLLEHVQNMPVSDRSISPNNIVKS, from the exons ATGGCCGTGAAGCCACTGCATAACATTTGGATTAGACGGCAGCAGTGCCCTTGTGGAGATTGGAAGTGCTACATTAAGTATGATGGAGATGATCAAAGCACAGTGGCATCTCAATCAGTAAAGAGTGAACTTTCATCATCATCGCCGTTGTCACAAGAAGTTATTTTTACTCCATATGTAGGTCAGATATTTAAAAGTGATGATGAAGCATTTGAATACTATAACAACTTTGCAAGGAAGAATGGGTTTTCTATTAGGAAAGCACGTTCGACTGAAAgccaaaatttaggtgtttatAGAAGGGATTTTGTTTGTTACCGGTCTGGGTTTAATCAGCCAAGGAAGAAGGCCAATGTGGAGCACCCCAGGGATAGGAAATCAGTACGATGTGGATGTGATGCGAAGTTGTACTTGACTAAAGAGATTGTTGATGGTGTGCCCCAGTGGTATATCTCTCAGTTTAGTAATGTTCACAACCATGAATTATTGGAAGACGATCAAGTCCGCCTACTTCCTGCCTATAGGAAAATTGAAGAGGCTGATCAGGAACGTATCCTTCTTCTTTCGAGAGCTGGTTTCCCTGTTAATCGGATTGTGAAGGTGCTTGAATTGGAAAAGGGGGTACAACCTGGGAATTTACCCTTTATAGAAAAAGATGTTAGGAATTTTGTTAGATCATGTAAGAAAActgttcaagaaaatgatacTGTGCTAACTATGAAACGTGACAATGATATGCTGGAACTTCTTGAGGCATGCAAAGCGGCAGCAGCGAGGGATGAGGGATTTGTCTATAATTTCACAACAGATGGCAATGGAAAAGTCGAAAACATTGCGTGGACGTATGGAGATGCCATCCGTGCATTTTCACTCTTTGGGGATGTTGTTACCATTGACACCTCTTACCGTTCTATCACCTATGGTATGATCCTCGGCATGTGGTTTGGTATTGACAATCATGGCCAACCAATTTTCTTTGGGTGCACTCTACTTCAAGATGAGACACCCAAGTCTTTTTCTTGGGCCTTACAG gtttttgttagatttatGAGAGGAAGGCACCCACAGGTTGTTGTTACAGATATGGATTCAGGTCTCAGAGATGCCCTCGCGATTGAAATGCCCAACACTAAACAAATTATCTGTATATGGAAAGTCCTCTCCAAAATGTCCAGCTGGTTCTCTGTCCAACTTGGCATGCAATATTCACGCTTTAAATCTGAATTTGATATGTTGTGTCATCTAGAAAATGTGGAGGATTTTGAGCATCAGTGGAACCACCTTGTTGCTCAGTTTGGAATTGGTTCAGATAAGCacctctctcttcttttctcttatCGAACATCTTGGCCATTTTGCTATACTCGTAATTTCTTCTTGGCCCGTGCTATGACTCCCGAGTATTCCAAATTAGTGGAGACCTTCTTGAAGAATATTCTGAGCCCGCAATCTTCGTTGAAGTGCTTTTTCAAACAG GTTGGTACTGCTGCAAGCTTTGGGAGTGAGAATAGGAAAGAACTTCTGTATTTGCCCATAAAGACATGCCTCCCTCTGGAAGAACATGCACGGACTGTTCTTACACCATTTGCATTTAGTGCCTTGCAGCAAGAAATTGTCCTGTCCCTGCAATGTGCAACAACAGAAATGGCTAATGGCTCATATCTTGTGAggcattataaaaaaatggaaagggAGTGTCTTGTCATTTGGATTCCAGATGATGAGCAGCTCCATTGTTCGTGTAAAGAATTTGAACATTCTGGCATATTATGCAGACATTCGCTCCGCGTGCTTGTTGTAAAGAACTACTTTCAAATTCCAGAAAAGTATTTTCTGCTGAGATGGCGAATGGAGAGTTCCTTAATTCCTTTGGATGATCAAATCATTGCAAACGGCAACAATGAGTGCTCTCAAGCCTTTCACTCACTTACTGCAACTTTACTTTCAGAATCATTCATCTCAAAAGAACGTTTTGATTTCGTTCATGGACAACTCACAACACTTCTTGAGCATGTACAGAATATGCCTGTTAGTGATCGAAGTATATCACCTAACAACATTGTTAAATCTTAG
- the LOC105178733 gene encoding F-box protein At5g07610, with protein sequence MSEIGNDRKCLQFDNAAEIGYIEEVLINILARLPVKTVVACKSVAKHWLKLISEPQFPVLQLTWSRRKLKYIICPYPEDTDIITHLSLMEENGKISQTLPLSGFENICSPEMFCFMNGLICSVDEDDDLNEVNVRIFNPITQDTLLLPRGSPSLIVPSVGIAFDPKSNEFKAFRFFSEPSEDEDVKYKCEVYTSSSTAWRRISEDVERPDHNPFHPFPPYYASVAGSLYWFVWSEDDPGTPLRILSVDMNDNFTEIELPTLLHQWSFLIEFEGCLSVVLMDYPDSYTASQHEDPQPYLEVYKFKNHKWCLRAKAEMELMDIHSFNSVAARDNEIFLIIRLADDSFCYLVFDMAENSFHTLALSDSFEGYSPVAFPFAESLLKCSGS encoded by the exons ATGTCTGAGATTGGAAATGATCGTAAATGCCTTCAATTTGACAATGCAGCCGAAATTGGATACATTGAAGAAGTCTTGATCAACATTCTAGCTCGACTTCCTGTGAAAACTGTGGTAGCATGCAAATCTGTTGCCAAACACTGGCTAAAATTGATATCTGAACCACAATTTCCTGTCTTGCAGTTAACCTGGTCAAGGAGAAAactgaaatatattatatgtccTTATCCCGAAGACACAGATATAATCACTCATCTGTCtttgatggaggaaaatggaaaaattagtCAAACTCTCCCTCTTTCTGGTTTTGAAAACATCTGTTCACCTGAGATGTTCTGTTTCATGAATGGTCTGATATGCAGTGTGGATGAAGATGACGATCTGAATGAAGTGAATGTTCGCATTTTTAATCCTATCACTCAGGACACTTTACTACTTCCGCGAGGCAGTCCATCACTCATAGTTCCATCAGTCGGGATTGCTTTCGACCCCAAAAGCAACGAATTTAAAGCATTTCGGTTCTTCTCAGAGCCATCTGAAGATGAGGATGTTAAGTATAAGTGCGAGGTATATACCTCTAGTTCTACAGCATGGAGAAGGATCTCTGAGGATGTGGAACGTCCTGATCATAATCCATTCCACCCATTCCCCCCTTATTATGCTAGTGTAGCCGGATCATTGTACTGGTTTGTGTGGTCAGAAGATGATCCTGGAACTCCCCTTCGTATCCTTTCAGTTGATATGAACGACAATTTTACAGAAATCGAATTGCCCACACTGCTGCACCAATGGAGTTTCTTGATAGAATTTGAGGGCTGCTTATCAGTAGTGCTAATGGATTATCCAGATTCTTACACAGCGAGCCAGCATGAAGATCCTCAACCTTATCTGGaagtatataaattcaaaaatcataaatggTGCCTCAGAGCTAAAGCAGAAATGGAACTGATGGATATCCACAGTTTCAACTCCGTAGCTGCTCGAGATAACGAGATATTCTTGATAATTAGACTTGCAGATGACTCCTTCTGCTACCTCGTCTTTGACATGGCTGAAAATAGTTTCCACACACTTGCTCTATCTGACAGTTTTGAGGGATATTCTCCTGTTGCATTTCCATTTGCCGAAAGCCTCCTCAAGT GTAGTGGAAGCTAA